The Oncorhynchus nerka isolate Pitt River linkage group LG24, Oner_Uvic_2.0, whole genome shotgun sequence genome has a window encoding:
- the LOC115123903 gene encoding all-trans retinoic acid-induced differentiation factor-like — protein MTAGSSQRNAAVVLLIFHVYLYGSYQLTELQVCHLCNRTVQNSTALGQFCSASAGLVDGCCCLLRKENTSNADYVIGLDLSNCSLSHVEDLQEASTAAMIDISLNPIVQLNNSLFQGFIQLDDLILPVNLTCPGGNTSWNKMEVKGDTRHCEGQKDICNQTGHLSLNCPENSLCAAYGPGFFECNCVDNFHGYKCLREGKFHIIKVFGILGASTVLVSILLWVTQRRKVKSG, from the exons ATGACAGCTGGATCCAGCCAGCGGAATGCAGCAGTGGTCTTATTAATCTTTCATGTATATTTATATGGGAGTTATCAACTGACTGAGTTACAG GTATGTCATCTCTGCAACAGAACAGTGCAGAATAGCACCGCTCTGGGCCAGTTCTGTTCCGCGTCTGCGGGCTTGGTTGACGGATGCTGCTGCCTGCTGCGGAAAGAAAACACCAGCAATGCTGACTACGTCATCGG GTTGGACCTATCAAACTGTTCTCTAAGTCATGTCGAGGACCTTCAAGAGGCATCAACAGCTGCAATGAT AGATATCTCACTGAACCCCATAGTTCAACTGAACAATTCACTGTTTCAAGGCTTCATCCAGTTGGATGACCT GATTCTGCCTGTCAACCTGACCTGTCCAGGAGGCAATACATCATGGAATAAAATGGAGGTCAAAGGGGACACACGTCACTGTGAAGGACAGAAGGACATCTGCAACCAGACTGGACATCTGT CGTTGAACTGCCCTGAGAACTCCCTCTGTGCAGCGTACGGTCCGGGCTTCTTTGAGTGTAACTGTGTGGACAACTTCCATGGATACAAGTGTCTCCGAGAG GGGAAGTTCCATATAATCAAGGTGTTCGGGATTCTAGGGGCCTCCACAGTCCTGGTCTCCATCCTGCTCTGGGTCACCCAGAGACGCAAGGTCAAATCTGGCTGA